The following proteins are co-located in the Calliphora vicina chromosome 2, idCalVici1.1, whole genome shotgun sequence genome:
- the Ent1 gene encoding equilibrative nucleoside transporter 1, translating into MLNYDTISNDDREPLVDNEQQPGAEDDQDDDDLYAGGFVGEQSQNDNENFIPATLPQHTYDDDFHNIELQSHVQISDAPPDRWNYTYVVFYLLGIATMTPWNFFITAEDYWMFKFRNTTLNDTIETKLDLTPMQKSFACDLTLTASISGTTFLILNAIYGQKVPLRLKMLGTLIVILLIFIITTAFVEVNTDKWQEQFFLITLFTVVIINICSATMSGGIFGIAGLFPSEYMTAVVSGQALGGIFTALTFLVVLTFGAAPNVTAFIYFIIGSVLILISIICYGILEKKEFFKYYVEGGDKFKIVYDNPTHSRIIDRGIALDPNVREVFSKIYVHAVTICLLYTTTLSVYPSVTILMQSENYGQGKAWNDIYYMPVVNYLFFNSGDYFGRIICGIFERPRKNVHTVLMMVILRMLYVPFVLCSNSNLHNFMPTLVHSDVTFIIMMITFALSNGYITNILLIMAPRCVMQHEKEMASSIMAASLSCGLALGSMLSMVFVQML; encoded by the exons ATGCTTAATTATGATACAATCAGTAACGATGATCGCGAGCCATTGGTCGACAATGAACAACAGCCCGGAGCAGAAGATGACCAAGACGATGACGATTTGTATGCGGGAGGTTTTGTAGGTGAACAATCACAAAATGATAATGAAAACTTTATCCCTGCCACTCTACCCCAGCATACTTACGATGATGACTTCCACAATATTGAATTGCAAAGCCATGTTCAGATCTCAGATGCACCTCCTGATCGTTGGAATTATACCTACGTTGTATTCTATTTATTGGGTATAGCCACTATGACCCCGTGGAACTTTTTTATAACGGCAGAAGAT TACTGGATGTTTAAATTTCGTAATACCACCTTAAATGACACGATTGAAACAAAACTCGATTTGACACCAATGCAAAAGAGTTTTGCATGCGATCTAACCCTGACGGCTTCCATTTCGGGCACTACTTTTTTAATACTCAATGCGATCTATGGCCAAAAAGTTCCTTTACGTTTGAAAATGTTGGGGACGTTAATTGTGatacttttgatttttataataaCAACAGCATTTGTGGAAGTTAACACGGATAAATGGCAAGAACAATTCTTTCTAATAACACTATTCACGGTGGTTATAATAAATA TTTGTTCGGCTACCATGAGCGGTGGTATTTTTGGTATTGCTGGTTTATTTCCATCCGAATATATGACGGCTGTGGTTAGTGGGCAAGCTTTGGGCGGTATTTTTACAGCTCTAACATTCCTTGTCGTTTTAACTTTTGGTGCTGCTCCGAATGTAACGGCATTTATTTACTTCATTATTGGCAGTGTATTGATCCTGATCAGTATCATTTGCTAtggaatattggaaaaaaaggaatttttcaaatactaTGTGGAGGGCGGtgataaattcaaaattgtctATGATAATCCTACTCATAGTCGTATCATAGACCGAGGAATAGCATTGGATCCAAATGTTAGAGaagtttttagtaaaatttatgtACATGCTGTAACAATATGTTTGCTCTATACTACGACACTTTCTGTCTATCCCTCGGTGACAATACTCATGCAATCGGAAAATTATGGTCAAGGGAAAGCGTGGAATG atATTTACTATATGCCagttgtaaattatttatttttcaattctgGTGATTACTTCGGTCGTATTATCTGTGGCATTTTTGAAAGA CCTCGTAAAAATGTCCATACAGTTTTAATGATGGTAATTTTACGTATGCTCTATGTGCCGTTCGTGTTGTGCTCCAATAGCaatttacataatttcatgCCGACACTTGTACACTCCGATGTGACATTTATTATAATGATGATAACATTTGCTCTGAGCAATGGCTAcatcacaaatattttattaataatggcTCCCAG aTGTGTTATGCAGCATGAAAAGGAAATGGCATCTTCCATTATGGCGGCTTCTCTTAGCTGTGGTTTAGCTTTAGGTTCAATGTTGAGTATGGTATTTGTACAAATGCTTTAA